Proteins encoded in a region of the Pseudomonas sp. GOM7 genome:
- a CDS encoding nucleotidyltransferase domain-containing protein — protein MDMQQRHPLSDAMRARVLTELERVEREHNVKVLYACESGSRAWGFASTNSDYDVRFVYVEKPDWFVQVDTPRDVIERPLDDELDVSGWELRKTLGLLRKSNPTLLEWLDSPLVYRQEDEATARLRELAELFYSPPAARNHYLSMAKKNFRGYLQGETVRFKKYFYVLRPLLAVLWIDQGRGRPPMTFAELLQTVDAPALLAEVNELLALKRSADESAYSPRRPALHAFIEAQLERPVPSLPRTRADNGLLDAYLREMVKGYA, from the coding sequence ATGGACATGCAACAACGCCACCCGCTCAGCGACGCTATGCGCGCGCGGGTACTGACGGAACTGGAACGAGTCGAGCGCGAGCACAACGTCAAGGTGCTCTATGCCTGCGAGTCGGGCAGCCGCGCCTGGGGCTTCGCTTCGACCAATAGCGACTACGACGTGCGCTTCGTTTATGTGGAAAAGCCCGACTGGTTCGTCCAGGTCGACACACCGCGCGACGTGATCGAGCGACCGCTGGACGACGAGCTGGACGTCAGCGGCTGGGAGCTGCGCAAGACCCTCGGGCTGTTGCGCAAATCCAACCCGACGCTACTGGAGTGGCTCGACTCGCCCCTGGTGTACCGCCAGGAGGATGAGGCGACGGCGCGCCTGCGCGAACTGGCCGAGCTGTTCTACAGCCCGCCGGCAGCACGCAACCACTACCTGTCGATGGCCAAAAAGAACTTTCGCGGCTACCTGCAAGGCGAGACGGTGCGCTTCAAGAAGTACTTCTACGTACTGCGCCCGCTGCTCGCCGTGCTGTGGATCGACCAGGGCCGTGGCCGGCCTCCGATGACCTTCGCCGAGCTGTTACAGACGGTGGATGCCCCAGCGCTGCTGGCCGAAGTGAACGAGCTGCTGGCCCTCAAGCGCAGCGCCGACGAGTCTGCCTACAGCCCGCGCCGCCCAGCCCTGCACGCGTTTATCGAGGCGCAGTTGGAGCGGCCGGTGCCGAGCCTGCCGCGCACGCGAGCGGACAACGGCCTGCTCGACGCCTACCTGCGCGAGATGGTCAAAGGTTACGCTTGA
- the rtcA gene encoding RNA 3'-terminal phosphate cyclase: protein MNKDLIELDGAIGGGQILRSALSLSMITGKPFRIHNIRAKRSRPGLLRQHLTAVMAAAQISSAQVEGAQLGAQSLSFAPGAIRGGNHDFAIGTAGSCSLVLQTLLPALLRADQPSQVHISGGTHNPMAPPFEFLERAWLPLLKRMGAQVHIELLRHGFAPAGGGAIVLRVVPSQLSPLHLQAPGTIHGQQATALVADVPGHVAERELERVGKRLKWPEQALRGVWLDKQIGPGNVLLLEIACEHLTEVFSSFGQSRVRAEQVADQAVDQVREWLHSGAAVAEHLADQLLLPLAMAGSGSFSTPRMSEHLSSNMRVIERFLDVAIHAEQGATGNLHISLQQR, encoded by the coding sequence ATGAACAAGGATCTTATCGAACTGGACGGCGCCATCGGCGGTGGCCAGATACTGCGCAGCGCGCTAAGCCTGTCGATGATCACTGGCAAGCCGTTTCGCATTCACAACATCCGCGCCAAACGCAGCCGTCCAGGTTTGCTGCGCCAGCACCTCACGGCCGTAATGGCCGCAGCGCAGATCAGCTCGGCTCAGGTCGAAGGCGCACAGCTCGGTGCGCAAAGCCTGAGCTTCGCCCCTGGGGCGATTCGGGGCGGCAACCATGACTTCGCCATCGGTACGGCAGGCAGTTGCAGCCTGGTGCTGCAAACGTTGCTACCAGCCCTGCTGCGAGCCGATCAGCCCAGCCAGGTGCATATCAGCGGCGGTACCCACAACCCGATGGCGCCTCCTTTCGAGTTTCTCGAACGCGCCTGGCTGCCCTTGTTGAAGCGCATGGGCGCGCAAGTGCATATCGAACTGCTACGCCATGGCTTCGCGCCAGCCGGCGGCGGAGCCATCGTCCTGCGGGTCGTGCCCTCGCAACTGAGCCCCTTGCATCTGCAGGCCCCAGGCACCATTCACGGCCAACAGGCCACCGCCCTGGTGGCCGACGTACCTGGCCATGTGGCAGAACGCGAGCTGGAACGTGTCGGCAAACGCCTGAAGTGGCCGGAACAGGCGCTACGAGGTGTCTGGCTGGACAAGCAGATCGGCCCGGGCAACGTGTTGCTGTTGGAGATCGCCTGCGAGCACCTCACCGAGGTATTCAGCAGCTTCGGCCAGAGCCGCGTGCGCGCCGAGCAGGTCGCCGATCAGGCCGTGGATCAGGTACGGGAATGGCTGCACAGCGGCGCGGCCGTGGCCGAGCACCTGGCCGACCAACTGCTGCTGCCACTGGCCATGGCCGGCAGTGGCAGCTTCAGCACGCCACGCATGAGCGAGCACCTGAGCAGCAACATGCGGGTGATCGAACGCTTTCTGGATGTGGCGATCCATGCTGAACAGGGAGCAACGGGCAACCTGCACATCAGTCTGCAGCAGCGCTGA